In Colletotrichum lupini chromosome 6, complete sequence, a single window of DNA contains:
- a CDS encoding chitin deacetylase — MRSPEDSSFSTRKRGFRYKCSHPTQFEVELVLAHLVDRLTVIRFEPHHRTAKMLVRVHSLSLLAAILACGDLAAAVPLESTPALNTRDLPRPRFGNVPYGVDITRCTVNGKLALSFDDGPGEYTSQVLDTLEKNGNIKATFFLVGTNGNNGIASGTYTSVLKRMLSAGHQLGSHSWSHKDFNTISKDQQVQEVLQNEEVFAKTLGLIPTYFRPPYTHCDGQCISTLNDFAYHVTDYNLDTKDWVDNGVNSKATFSGAINGASPASSSFISLAHDIHTFTVNGFVQFMIDTAREKGFEFTTIGDCLGDPASNWYRDPKTGEPWSGVKEEPKPTTTSKEIIIPTTTSTPISSTTSPPETKTLTTKSESETAKHSITVKSASETEEPEIETATPTATGTGVKPSTASRTVDGGAHIGIPVTPTGTTAAVRPTSTNTVVEVNAAGRAVFSAGGAIAGAIAWALMV, encoded by the exons ATGAGAAGCCCTGAGGATTCTTCTTTTAGTACACGGAAACGTGGGTTCAGATATAAGTGCAGCCATCCCACCCAGTTCGAAGTCGAGCTCGTATTAGCTCATCTGGTCGATCGTCTCACTGTCATTCGCTTTGAACCACACCATCGAACCGCAAAGATGCTTGTTAGAGTAcactctctttctctcctcGCAGCAATTTTGGCCTGTGGCGACCTAGCAGCGGCTGTCCCCCTCGAGTCAACGCCTGCTCTCAACACCCGAGACCTGCCCCGCCCGCGCTTCGGAAATGTCCCATACGGCGTTGATATCACTCGTTGCACAGTCAATGGCAAGCTCGCCCTCAGCTTCGACGATGGTCCCGGAGAATACACAAGCCAGGTTCTTGACACGTTGGAGAAAAACGGCAACATCAAGGCAACATTCTTCCTGGTTGGCACGAACGGGAACAACGGCATCGCCAGTGGAACTTACACCTCCGTCCTGAAGCGGATGTTGAGCGCTGGCCACCAGCTCGGTAGTCACTCATGGAGTCACAAGGACTTCAACACAATTTCCAAGGACCAACAAGTCCAAGAGGTTCTCCAGAACGAGGAAGTCTTTGCCAAGACCCTCGGGCTCATTCCCACCTACTTCCGCCCTCCTTATACTCACTGCGATGGCCAGTGTATATCTACACTCAACGACTTCGCGTACCACGTT ACCGATTACAACCTTGACACCAAGGACTGGGTAGACAATGGTGTCAACTCGAAGGCTACCTTCTCAGGTGCCATCAATGGCGCCAGTCCCGCTAGTTCCTCCTTCATCAGCTTGGCCCACGATATCCACACATTCACCGTCAACGGCTTCGTCCAGTTCATGATTGACACGGCGAGGGAGAAGGGCTTCGAGTTCACGACAATTGGTGACTGCCTCGGCGACCCGGCCTCGAACTGGTACCGCGACCCTAAGACTGGCGAGCCGTGGAGCGGAGTCAAGGAAGAGCCCAAGCCCACTACGACCAGCAAGGAGATTATCATTCCCACCACGACGTCGACCCCTATCTCTAGCACGACGTCCCCTCCGGAGACCAAGACGCTCACGACAAAGTCTGAGTCGGAGACCGCCAAGCACTCCATCACCGTCAAGAGCGCTTCAGAGACTGAGGAACCAGAGATTGAGACTGCTACGCCTACTGCCACCGGCACCGGCGTCAAGCCTTCTACTGCGTCTAGAACCGTTGACGGTGGTGCCCACATTGGCATTCCGGTAACTCCTACCGGCACGACCGCTGCTGTGAGACCTACCAGCACCAATACTGTCGTTGAGGTCAACGCCGCTGGCCGTGCTGTCTTCTCTGCCGGTGGTGCCATCGCCGGTGCGATTGCTTGGGCCTTGATGGTTTGA